From Campylobacter upsaliensis, the proteins below share one genomic window:
- a CDS encoding peptidylprolyl isomerase: MKKFSLIAASLIASVSLSLNAATVATVDGEKISDTEVNEFYAPMLRGQDFKKLPEEQQKALIQQYVMQDLILKDAKKQNLEKDPMYIKGLERAKDELLLNVYQNKMIQDIKVDAAKVKEAYEKNKEQFVKPARVKAKHILVTSEQEAKNIINELKNLKAKDLENKFAQIAREKSIDTGSAANGGDLGWFDESTMVKPFTDATFSLKNGEITKTPVKTNFGYHIILKQDSRAKEQVAFKDAKMGIENRLKFEEFQKRIALKGQELYKNAKVEIK, translated from the coding sequence ATGAAAAAATTTTCTTTAATTGCAGCTAGTTTAATCGCTAGCGTAAGTTTAAGCTTAAATGCTGCCACAGTAGCAACCGTAGATGGTGAAAAAATCAGCGACACAGAAGTAAATGAATTTTACGCTCCAATGCTTAGAGGGCAAGATTTCAAAAAATTACCTGAAGAACAACAAAAAGCTTTAATTCAACAATATGTTATGCAGGATTTAATTTTAAAGGACGCAAAAAAACAAAATTTAGAAAAAGACCCTATGTATATCAAAGGACTTGAGCGTGCAAAAGATGAGCTTTTACTCAATGTTTATCAAAATAAAATGATACAAGATATTAAAGTTGATGCTGCTAAGGTTAAAGAAGCTTATGAAAAAAACAAAGAGCAATTTGTAAAACCAGCAAGAGTCAAGGCTAAACACATTTTAGTAACAAGCGAACAAGAAGCTAAAAACATCATCAATGAGCTTAAAAATCTAAAGGCTAAAGACTTAGAAAATAAATTTGCACAAATTGCAAGAGAAAAGTCAATCGATACAGGCTCAGCTGCTAATGGCGGCGACTTGGGTTGGTTTGATGAATCGACTATGGTAAAACCTTTCACTGATGCAACTTTTTCTCTTAAAAATGGTGAAATCACAAAAACTCCGGTAAAAACGAATTTCGGTTATCACATTATCTTAAAGCAAGATTCAAGAGCGAAAGAACAAGTCGCCTTTAAAGATGCCAAAATGGGCATTGAAAACAGACTTAAATTTGAAGAATTTCAAAAAAGAATAGCCCTTAAAGGACAAGAACTTTATAAAAACGCTAAAGTGGAAATTAAGTAA
- a CDS encoding MOSC domain-containing protein — MRLVSLQVGKIKDYEKFKSAFIKDIYLQNAFISTLGLSENEIADTKNHGGVFKAIFANATSNYKLWEEFLGKKLRYGAMGENLSLSGLDEKSVCVGDIHRLGEVVLQVSEPRSPCVKISKVHQKNDFCAKIFESGLSGWYYRVLKEGKCSVNTSLEITQKHPAKLSIMELNRLFYEPKTFLKQNPNLKEKIEQVKDILSKEWQKSIALRLKNQYDTSYMHNL; from the coding sequence ATGAGGCTAGTTAGTTTGCAAGTGGGGAAAATTAAAGATTATGAAAAATTTAAAAGCGCTTTTATCAAGGATATTTATTTGCAAAATGCCTTTATAAGCACTTTAGGCTTGAGTGAAAATGAAATTGCCGATACAAAAAATCACGGAGGCGTGTTTAAGGCTATTTTTGCGAATGCGACAAGTAATTATAAGCTTTGGGAGGAATTTTTGGGTAAAAAGCTAAGATATGGGGCGATGGGGGAGAATTTAAGCTTAAGCGGACTTGATGAAAAAAGCGTTTGCGTGGGAGATATCCACCGCTTAGGAGAGGTTGTTTTACAAGTGAGTGAGCCACGCTCACCTTGCGTGAAAATTTCAAAAGTGCATCAAAAAAATGATTTTTGTGCGAAAATTTTTGAAAGTGGGCTTAGTGGGTGGTATTATAGGGTTTTAAAGGAGGGAAAATGCTCTGTCAATACCTCACTTGAAATCACACAAAAACACCCTGCAAAACTTAGCATTATGGAGTTAAACAGGCTTTTTTATGAGCCAAAAACCTTTTTAAAGCAAAATCCAAATTTGAAAGAAAAAATCGAACAAGTAAAGGACATTTTAAGCAAAGAGTGGCAAAAAAGCATTGCCCTAAGGCTTAAAAATCAATATGATACAAGCTATATGCACAATTTATAA
- a CDS encoding OmpA family protein has protein sequence MKNNKEEGNFWIAYADLMAGLLFIFILLIGAIVVKYVLTQSDLKIIKENLNTQEANLELSKQALKDKESIVFQLSKELNATANTLNLIHTQKTELENNISTLSKDLKNNIDEKDRQILILLNQIELKEKELKAIQQDFKEAKERVENLSFIRENLSKELQKKLDENISIDQKTGAISLPAEVLFDKDSFILKEEAKTSLKKILSGYLTGILNDENISKNIENIIIEGHTDSDGSYIYNLDLSQKRAYEVMSFIYSFYKDERLQKLLMASGRSFSVPILKNGVEDKDLSRRIEIKFSLKNDTALKELENFFEFR, from the coding sequence ATGAAAAATAATAAAGAAGAAGGGAATTTTTGGATCGCTTATGCGGATTTAATGGCGGGACTGCTTTTTATTTTCATACTTTTAATCGGTGCTATCGTGGTTAAATATGTCTTAACACAAAGCGATTTAAAAATAATCAAAGAAAACTTAAACACCCAAGAAGCAAATTTAGAGCTTAGCAAACAAGCTTTAAAAGATAAAGAAAGCATAGTGTTTCAACTCAGCAAAGAATTAAATGCCACCGCAAATACACTCAATCTTATTCACACTCAAAAAACAGAACTTGAAAATAATATTAGCACTTTAAGTAAGGATTTAAAAAATAATATTGATGAAAAAGACAGGCAAATTCTCATTTTACTTAATCAAATCGAACTTAAAGAAAAAGAGCTAAAAGCTATCCAGCAAGATTTCAAAGAGGCTAAAGAAAGGGTAGAAAATTTAAGCTTTATCAGGGAGAATTTAAGCAAAGAATTACAAAAAAAGCTTGATGAAAATATCAGCATAGACCAAAAAACAGGGGCGATTTCTTTACCGGCAGAAGTGCTTTTTGACAAAGATTCTTTCATTTTAAAAGAGGAAGCTAAGACTAGCCTTAAGAAAATTTTAAGTGGTTACTTGACGGGTATTTTAAATGATGAAAATATCAGCAAAAATATCGAAAATATCATCATCGAAGGACACACAGACAGCGATGGTTCTTATATTTACAATCTTGATTTATCGCAAAAAAGAGCTTATGAAGTGATGAGTTTTATTTATAGTTTTTACAAAGACGAAAGACTACAAAAGCTTTTAATGGCAAGTGGGAGGAGCTTTTCTGTGCCTATTTTAAAAAATGGCGTGGAGGATAAGGACTTAAGTCGTAGGATTGAAATTAAATTTAGCCTTAAAAATGACACAGCCCTAAAGGAGCTTGAAAATTTCTTTGAATTTCGCTAG
- a CDS encoding DNA/RNA non-specific endonuclease: MKILILLAIFSLSLFAKYELDEEFKGYFNGLNCSIVMDKIYYINCYDYHLKGSKALAYEVKAENLVLKQLKKRPRFEEDFALAKKYRTRWEDYKNSSYSRGHIAPNASFSYSLASQKAVFLMSNITPQNFQINNKIWNDIEKRERELAHKFQKIAVLNLMLYDVNPKRIKNHIAVPSFYIKIFKAKDFKECYKVPNINVLDENINTYQISCENF; the protein is encoded by the coding sequence GTGAAAATTCTAATTTTACTTGCTATTTTTAGTCTTTCTCTTTTTGCAAAATATGAGCTAGATGAGGAATTTAAAGGCTATTTTAACGGCTTAAATTGCTCTATTGTGATGGATAAAATTTATTATATTAATTGCTATGATTATCATTTAAAAGGCTCAAAAGCTCTAGCTTATGAAGTTAAAGCGGAAAATTTAGTCTTAAAGCAACTTAAAAAAAGACCAAGATTTGAAGAAGATTTTGCTTTAGCGAAAAAATATAGAACTCGCTGGGAAGACTATAAAAATAGCTCTTATAGTAGAGGACATATCGCACCTAATGCGTCTTTTAGCTATTCTTTGGCTTCACAAAAGGCTGTATTTTTGATGAGTAATATTACGCCACAAAATTTTCAAATTAACAATAAAATTTGGAACGATATAGAAAAAAGAGAAAGAGAGCTAGCGCACAAATTTCAAAAAATAGCCGTCTTAAACCTTATGCTTTATGATGTAAATCCTAAACGCATTAAAAACCATATTGCCGTGCCTAGTTTTTACATTAAAATTTTTAAAGCAAAAGATTTTAAAGAGTGCTATAAAGTGCCTAATATTAATGTTTTAGATGAAAATATTAACACTTATCAAATTTCTTGTGAGAATTTTTAA
- a CDS encoding sodium-dependent transporter, whose protein sequence is MQRQTWSNTLTYILTVAGATIGFGATWRFPYLVGENGGGAYVLAFCLAMIFIGIPVILVENIIGRKAMKNSVDAFKGKWQSVGYMGLLGSFGIMAYYMVLGGFVLVYIFSLLFGDFNLSSAVSKEYTHEFYTQNIAFNPLGVGIFTTIFVVINWVILRRGIIDGIEKAVKFLMPMLLICLILVVGRNLSLDGAMEGVKFYLLPDFSKLSPKLFIDVLGQVFFALSLGFGVMITLSSHLSKKENMIKTAIYTGILNTLIAVLAGFMIFPALFSANLAPDKGPSLVFETLPIAFSYIHFGTLICALFFFLLLIAALTTSLPIYQVIISVLEEKFKLKKKTAINLTLGVIFILGNLPCILTYGPLSDVVLIRGKNIFDTFDFISGNVLFVLTAFLCCIYVGWVLKKELCLRELSNEGELKSAWLSVWFYYVKFIVPLIILVIFYFGMVN, encoded by the coding sequence ATGCAAAGACAAACTTGGAGTAATACCCTCACTTACATCTTAACCGTAGCTGGTGCGACCATAGGCTTTGGAGCGACTTGGCGTTTTCCTTATTTAGTAGGAGAAAATGGCGGTGGAGCCTATGTTTTAGCCTTTTGCCTTGCTATGATTTTTATAGGAATTCCTGTAATTTTGGTCGAAAATATCATCGGCAGAAAGGCGATGAAAAATAGTGTCGATGCCTTTAAGGGAAAATGGCAGAGCGTGGGCTATATGGGGCTTTTGGGAAGTTTTGGGATTATGGCTTATTATATGGTGCTTGGGGGCTTTGTTTTGGTATATATTTTTTCTTTACTCTTTGGGGATTTTAATCTTTCAAGTGCCGTGAGTAAAGAATATACGCACGAATTTTACACACAAAATATTGCCTTTAATCCTCTTGGCGTAGGGATTTTTACAACCATTTTCGTCGTGATAAATTGGGTAATTTTAAGGCGTGGGATTATCGATGGGATTGAAAAAGCTGTGAAATTTTTAATGCCTATGCTTTTGATTTGTCTTATTTTGGTTGTGGGGAGGAATTTGAGCTTAGATGGTGCTATGGAGGGGGTTAAATTCTATCTTTTGCCTGATTTTTCAAAACTTAGCCCTAAACTTTTCATCGATGTTTTAGGACAGGTATTTTTCGCTCTTTCTTTGGGCTTTGGCGTGATGATAACGCTTTCTTCTCACCTTAGTAAAAAAGAAAATATGATAAAAACGGCGATTTATACAGGGATTTTAAATACGCTGATTGCGGTTTTGGCGGGTTTTATGATTTTCCCAGCACTTTTTTCAGCAAATTTAGCACCAGATAAAGGTCCTTCTTTAGTCTTTGAAACCCTACCCATAGCCTTTTCTTATATTCATTTTGGGACCTTGATTTGTGCTTTATTTTTCTTTCTTTTACTCATTGCAGCACTAACGACTAGTTTGCCTATTTATCAAGTGATTATTAGCGTTTTAGAGGAGAAATTTAAACTTAAGAAAAAAACCGCCATTAATCTTACTTTAGGCGTGATTTTTATTTTGGGAAATTTGCCTTGTATTTTAACTTATGGACCTTTAAGCGATGTTGTTTTGATAAGGGGTAAAAATATTTTTGACACCTTTGATTTTATTAGCGGCAATGTGCTTTTTGTTTTGACGGCGTTTTTGTGTTGCATTTATGTAGGCTGGGTGTTGAAAAAAGAGCTGTGCTTAAGAGAACTTTCAAATGAAGGTGAGCTAAAAAGTGCTTGGCTTAGCGTGTGGTTTTATTATGTGAAATTTATTGTGCCTTTGATTATTTTGGTGATTTTTTATTTTGGTATGGTAAATTAA
- the nth gene encoding endonuclease III, giving the protein MKRNLAIKELFLKKFDKPVTELKFSTLYELLVCVMLSAQCTDKRVNLITPALFKAYPDVKSLAKANLASVKGYIQSCSFFNNKAQNLIKMAQAVCEHFNGEIPLNEKDLKSLAGVGQKTAHVVLIEWCGANFMAVDTHVFRVSHRLGLSKAKTPEATEEDLTRIFKDELNYLHQAMVLFGRYTCKAKNPLCHQCFLYDFCKSKDKKLKEKV; this is encoded by the coding sequence ATGAAAAGAAATTTAGCAATAAAAGAACTTTTTTTAAAAAAATTTGATAAGCCTGTTACAGAACTCAAATTTTCTACCCTTTACGAGCTTTTAGTTTGCGTAATGCTTTCAGCTCAATGCACCGACAAAAGGGTTAATCTTATCACTCCCGCACTTTTTAAGGCTTATCCTGATGTTAAAAGCCTAGCTAAAGCAAATTTGGCTAGTGTGAAAGGCTATATCCAAAGCTGTTCGTTTTTTAATAATAAGGCACAAAATCTCATCAAAATGGCACAAGCTGTTTGTGAGCATTTTAATGGCGAAATTCCTTTAAATGAAAAAGATTTAAAGAGTTTAGCGGGTGTAGGGCAAAAAACTGCTCATGTGGTTTTGATAGAGTGGTGTGGAGCAAATTTTATGGCGGTGGATACGCATGTTTTTCGTGTTTCTCATCGTTTGGGCTTAAGTAAGGCAAAAACTCCAGAAGCCACAGAGGAGGATTTAACACGCATTTTTAAAGATGAATTAAATTATCTTCATCAAGCTATGGTGCTATTTGGTCGCTATACTTGCAAGGCGAAAAATCCTTTATGTCATCAATGTTTTTTGTATGATTTTTGCAAAAGTAAGGATAAAAAATTAAAGGAGAAAGTGTGA
- a CDS encoding 1-aminocyclopropane-1-carboxylate deaminase/D-cysteine desulfhydrase, with the protein MNFASVLEKRRFKDLEFYLKRDDLLGELNGNKARKLRFYLQQNYPKNQRFVSYGGSQSNALAALSIFAKNYKLIFVCEKISSFLKQNPCGNYAFALQNQAEILENLSFPSHREMALSLCKEGDIFIEEGITNQNAEFGYKELAKELKEHSKEQGVKFDIFLPSGTGTSAAFLAKHSEFRVFTCACVGGSAYLKKQILRLEPLYDFSNLFILEPPKKYHFAKPYAEFYALYHALKQECGVEFDLLYDMLGFSTLIHHKNKLKNPLYIHQGGLLGNETMLQRYEFKGFNLPYQNKKSPK; encoded by the coding sequence TTGAATTTCGCTAGTGTGCTTGAAAAAAGGCGTTTTAAAGACTTAGAATTTTATCTTAAACGCGATGATTTATTAGGTGAGCTTAATGGTAATAAGGCGAGAAAACTTCGCTTTTATCTTCAGCAAAATTATCCCAAAAATCAACGCTTTGTAAGTTACGGAGGCTCACAAAGTAACGCCCTAGCCGCCCTTAGCATTTTTGCAAAAAATTATAAACTCATCTTTGTATGTGAAAAAATTTCAAGCTTTTTAAAGCAAAATCCTTGCGGAAACTATGCCTTTGCCCTACAAAATCAAGCAGAAATTTTAGAAAATTTATCCTTTCCAAGCCATAGAGAAATGGCACTTAGCCTCTGTAAAGAGGGAGATATTTTTATCGAGGAAGGCATAACAAATCAAAATGCCGAGTTTGGTTATAAAGAACTTGCCAAAGAATTAAAAGAGCATAGCAAAGAGCAAGGCGTGAAATTTGATATTTTTTTACCCTCAGGCACAGGCACATCTGCTGCTTTTCTAGCCAAACATAGCGAATTTAGGGTTTTTACCTGTGCTTGTGTGGGAGGAAGTGCTTATTTAAAGAAGCAAATTTTAAGATTAGAACCGCTTTATGACTTTTCTAATCTTTTCATTTTAGAGCCGCCTAAAAAATACCATTTTGCCAAGCCTTACGCGGAATTTTACGCCCTGTATCACGCCTTAAAGCAAGAATGTGGCGTAGAATTTGACCTACTTTATGATATGCTAGGCTTTAGCACCTTAATCCACCATAAAAATAAGCTCAAAAACCCCCTTTATATCCATCAAGGTGGGCTTTTAGGAAATGAAACTATGCTACAAAGATATGAATTTAAGGGCTTTAATTTACCATACCAAAATAAAAAATCACCAAAATAA
- a CDS encoding MotA/TolQ/ExbB proton channel family protein — MELKAQEFSELILPESKEKRGSLVYLKIIFIPTLLYAFVVLGYLKQINFQVEIHTLVMTGIIYLSALIFARHSAEYAYNIFEQQKDEFKQALKRYIMKHFLTIGKDTKSNANFDDFANAYIKGTRNENFAAVGATIFPMMGILGTFISIALSMPNFSSSNTEALEQEIALLLSGVGTAFYVSIYGIFLALWWIFFEKIGSSKIQRLLNRQKNSTEGFFWTKEELDLKYLSESLQHFDKIGTIFKQVSSDDFFSELDHTIERKFGIFQDMLNIEEKAIRLSSEHIKQSMSELSKMQRDQRDLGKLYSEMLNGVSLLNQNLKEVSTRMSEQYNRLLNISTEKITHLDKTLENFDDKIERFSKNFELYEKAMLENQEKVFNGFKTSLFEGMEKFKEIYEEEKNIDEKIELMDEFKKELNALDNETKEVIAKLEGKENENLKATQDEENKEDLKKDDEK, encoded by the coding sequence ATGGAGTTAAAAGCACAAGAATTTTCTGAGTTAATTTTGCCTGAAAGTAAGGAAAAAAGAGGCTCTTTAGTTTATCTTAAAATTATTTTTATCCCTACTTTACTTTATGCTTTTGTAGTGCTTGGTTACCTCAAACAAATCAATTTTCAAGTGGAAATCCATACCCTCGTAATGACAGGAATTATTTATCTTAGTGCTTTAATTTTTGCTAGGCATAGTGCTGAATACGCCTATAACATCTTCGAACAACAAAAAGATGAATTTAAACAGGCTTTAAAGCGTTACATTATGAAACATTTTTTAACCATAGGAAAAGATACAAAGTCAAATGCTAATTTTGATGATTTTGCTAATGCCTACATTAAAGGGACGCGCAATGAGAATTTCGCCGCAGTGGGTGCGACTATCTTTCCTATGATGGGAATTTTAGGCACTTTCATTAGTATAGCTCTTTCTATGCCAAATTTTTCTTCCTCAAATACAGAGGCTCTAGAGCAAGAAATAGCCCTACTTTTAAGTGGAGTTGGCACGGCTTTTTATGTGTCGATTTATGGAATTTTTCTTGCTTTGTGGTGGATTTTCTTTGAAAAAATTGGCTCAAGCAAAATTCAAAGACTCTTAAATCGTCAAAAAAATTCAACCGAGGGCTTTTTTTGGACAAAAGAAGAGCTTGATTTAAAATATTTAAGCGAGAGTTTGCAGCATTTTGATAAGATAGGAACTATCTTTAAGCAAGTAAGCAGCGATGACTTTTTTAGCGAACTTGACCACACTATAGAGCGTAAATTTGGCATTTTTCAAGATATGTTAAATATCGAAGAAAAGGCGATTAGACTTAGTAGTGAGCATATCAAACAAAGTATGAGTGAGCTTTCTAAAATGCAAAGAGACCAAAGAGATTTAGGAAAACTTTATAGCGAAATGCTAAATGGAGTCAGTTTGCTTAATCAAAACTTAAAAGAAGTTAGCACTAGAATGAGTGAGCAATACAATAGACTTCTTAACATAAGCACAGAAAAAATCACCCATTTAGATAAAACCTTAGAAAATTTTGACGATAAAATCGAACGCTTTTCTAAAAATTTCGAACTTTATGAAAAAGCAATGCTAGAAAATCAAGAAAAAGTCTTTAACGGCTTTAAAACAAGTCTTTTTGAGGGTATGGAGAAATTTAAAGAAATTTATGAAGAAGAAAAAAATATCGATGAAAAAATCGAATTAATGGACGAATTTAAAAAAGAATTAAACGCCTTAGATAATGAAACAAAAGAAGTGATTGCCAAACTAGAAGGTAAAGAAAATGAGAATTTAAAAGCAACTCAAGATGAAGAAAATAAAGAAGACTTAAAAAAAGATGATGAAAAATAA
- the fbaA gene encoding class II fructose-bisphosphate aldolase, which yields MGLLNIVEAGVISGDKLNLVYDYAKSENFAIPAVNVVGSSSINAVLEAARRVNSPVIIQFSNGGAQFLAGKNCPNGDVLGAISGARHVHLMAKAYGVPVILHTDHAARKLLPWIDALIAENTRFKAHHNQALFSSHMLDLSEEDLEDNLSTCEDYLKKLSVLGISLEIELGCTGGEEDGVDNTSIDNAKLYTQPEDVALAYERLMKISPNFSIAASFGNVHGVYKPGNVSLEPEILKNSQLFIKEKFKLNNDKPVHFVFHGGSGSELKDIREAISYGVIKMNIDTDTQWAFWDGVRAYEAKHKTFLQGQIGNPEGDDKPNKKYYDPRAWLRAGEESMVKRLEDAFEHLNCINKN from the coding sequence ATGGGACTTTTAAATATCGTTGAGGCAGGAGTTATAAGCGGAGATAAGCTTAATCTCGTTTATGACTATGCTAAGAGTGAAAATTTTGCTATTCCTGCGGTTAATGTCGTGGGAAGTAGCTCTATAAATGCCGTTTTAGAAGCGGCTAGAAGGGTCAATTCTCCCGTTATTATACAATTTTCTAACGGAGGGGCTCAATTTCTCGCAGGGAAAAACTGCCCAAATGGCGATGTTTTGGGAGCTATAAGTGGAGCTAGACATGTGCATTTAATGGCTAAGGCTTATGGTGTGCCCGTAATCTTACATACTGATCACGCCGCTAGAAAGCTCCTTCCTTGGATTGATGCTTTAATCGCCGAAAACACACGCTTTAAAGCACATCATAATCAAGCCTTATTTAGCTCGCATATGCTTGATTTAAGCGAAGAAGACTTGGAGGATAATCTCAGCACTTGTGAGGATTATCTTAAAAAGCTTAGTGTGCTTGGAATTTCTTTAGAAATCGAACTTGGTTGCACAGGTGGTGAAGAAGATGGGGTCGATAATACAAGCATTGATAATGCCAAGCTTTACACTCAACCTGAAGATGTAGCTTTAGCTTATGAAAGATTAATGAAAATTAGCCCAAATTTCTCTATCGCGGCAAGTTTTGGTAATGTGCACGGAGTTTATAAGCCCGGCAATGTAAGCCTTGAGCCTGAAATTTTGAAAAATTCGCAACTTTTTATCAAAGAAAAATTTAAACTAAATAACGATAAGCCTGTGCATTTTGTCTTTCACGGAGGAAGTGGAAGTGAGCTAAAGGACATAAGGGAGGCGATTAGTTATGGTGTGATTAAGATGAATATCGACACCGATACACAGTGGGCTTTTTGGGACGGAGTAAGGGCTTATGAAGCAAAACATAAAACATTTTTACAAGGGCAAATCGGCAATCCAGAAGGCGATGACAAGCCTAATAAGAAATACTACGATCCACGCGCTTGGCTTAGAGCTGGAGAGGAAAGTATGGTAAAAAGACTTGAAGATGCTTTTGAACATTTAAATTGCATTAATAAAAATTGA
- the dsbD gene encoding protein-disulfide reductase DsbD, which produces MRLLFLVLLFLQCSFANVLSAKDAFKLDILANEQALILKFNIAKDHFLYHNQLKIKLNDKDLTALINYPQGEIKQEQKVYFHLLELALSNLMLDDYVENDSKLSIWYQGCSNDGFCYAPQKREFRIFKEGQIYKTSPYETMQSEEEQIAFSLKNENLALILLSFFGYGLLLSLTPCTLPMIPILSSLIIAKGGTKPSKKQGFLLSLIYVFFMSLAYALAGILASFLGASIQALLQQTWLLVGFSLLFVFFAFVCFSGFNFELPKSLQSLIQHKTSKTKGVLGIALMGFLSALIVGPCVAAPLAGALLYLADSGSFLLGGLALFTLSFGMGVPLLFVGLGFGFLKPGFWMQRIQIFFGFVMLVMALWILSRIIPSNLIMLAYGILGVFFVVFMGLFERACNGIQKVKKAFLILILAYSLMLFLQGIFSINSSLNFNQKEVERQTLSFKTLQNLTQIKEIIEKEEKVLLYFTASWCEYCKILDAKVFSDERIIAKFANYEKIKIDVSENSPLQLEIMKEFNVFAPPVLIFFDKGERRDKITGYITSDELLKRGL; this is translated from the coding sequence ATGCGACTGCTTTTTTTAGTCTTGCTTTTTTTGCAATGCTCTTTTGCTAATGTTTTAAGCGCTAAAGATGCCTTTAAGCTTGATATTTTGGCAAATGAACAGGCTTTAATTTTGAAATTTAATATAGCAAAGGATCATTTTTTATATCACAATCAGCTTAAAATCAAGCTAAATGATAAGGACCTCACAGCTTTAATAAACTACCCGCAAGGCGAAATTAAGCAAGAGCAAAAGGTTTATTTTCATTTGCTTGAATTAGCACTTTCAAATTTAATGTTAGATGATTATGTTGAAAACGATTCTAAACTAAGCATTTGGTATCAAGGCTGTTCAAATGATGGCTTTTGTTATGCTCCGCAAAAGCGTGAATTTAGAATTTTTAAAGAGGGTCAAATTTATAAAACTAGCCCTTATGAAACAATGCAAAGTGAAGAAGAGCAAATTGCCTTTTCTTTGAAAAATGAAAATTTAGCACTCATCTTGCTTAGTTTTTTTGGTTACGGACTTTTACTTTCTCTTACGCCTTGCACCTTACCGATGATTCCTATTTTATCTTCGCTCATCATAGCAAAAGGTGGCACGAAACCCTCTAAAAAACAAGGCTTTTTACTTTCTTTAATCTATGTGTTTTTTATGTCTTTAGCCTATGCTTTGGCGGGAATTTTGGCTAGTTTTTTGGGTGCTAGTATTCAAGCACTTTTACAGCAAACTTGGCTTTTAGTAGGTTTTTCTTTACTTTTTGTTTTCTTTGCTTTTGTGTGTTTTAGTGGTTTTAATTTTGAATTACCTAAAAGCTTACAGAGCTTAATCCAACACAAAACAAGCAAAACAAAAGGCGTTTTAGGCATAGCCTTAATGGGCTTTTTATCTGCCCTTATCGTAGGTCCTTGTGTGGCAGCACCTTTGGCGGGGGCTTTGCTTTATCTTGCGGATTCTGGTTCATTTTTACTTGGGGGTTTGGCTCTTTTTACGCTTAGTTTTGGTATGGGTGTGCCTTTGCTTTTTGTGGGGCTTGGATTTGGCTTTTTAAAGCCCGGCTTTTGGATGCAAAGAATTCAAATTTTCTTTGGTTTTGTAATGTTAGTTATGGCACTTTGGATACTTTCACGCATTATTCCCTCAAATTTAATTATGCTAGCTTATGGAATTTTGGGTGTATTTTTTGTCGTTTTTATGGGACTTTTTGAAAGAGCTTGTAATGGGATACAAAAAGTGAAAAAAGCCTTTTTAATCTTAATATTAGCTTATAGCTTAATGCTTTTTCTTCAGGGTATTTTTAGTATCAATTCCTCTTTAAATTTTAATCAAAAAGAAGTAGAAAGGCAAACATTAAGCTTTAAAACATTACAAAATTTAACACAAATCAAAGAAATAATCGAAAAGGAAGAAAAAGTTTTGCTTTATTTTACCGCTTCTTGGTGTGAATATTGTAAAATTTTAGATGCAAAGGTTTTTAGCGATGAAAGAATCATCGCTAAATTTGCAAATTATGAAAAAATTAAGATTGATGTGAGTGAAAATAGCCCCTTACAACTTGAAATAATGAAAGAATTTAATGTCTTCGCCCCACCCGTTCTTATCTTTTTTGATAAAGGTGAAAGGCGAGATAAAATTACAGGTTACATTACAAGCGATGAGCTTTTAAAAAGGGGTTTGTAA